One region of Terricaulis silvestris genomic DNA includes:
- a CDS encoding tetratricopeptide repeat protein has product MRARILTIVMWLGLAASTAAIPYIPPPQPVYEAPIDRALANVTEMPDLQPAQREQLLGRLNLLAYARNDPQFTYVTEDNRLVLAGSVLCTEVRPVRYDPAPADAPTFGPDDRCAAFDFQLGPWQETPEAPPAEASAAANARLETARGHYARALELEPENLRSRLGYAYVLDRLGRTNDARRELRCILKKGMPRLAGETSEWEDHAVLTETAAHLAHIATSSSDRRRMEGLRERLQASQPMIYVTPIVVPLTDAPFAEMIDNGSDVAFDFAGTGDTRASGWITPNAAWLVWDPEWRGDIRSGFDMIGQRTWSVFWSDGFEAMRALDDNRDGELTGGELGGLSLWRDENRNGVSDPGEVLPANVHGIAALAVRGDTTRSGLITAPTGVRFDDGRTRPLYDWTPGVGRAPVS; this is encoded by the coding sequence ATGCGCGCCCGCATACTGACGATTGTTATGTGGCTGGGTTTGGCCGCGAGTACGGCTGCAATCCCATACATTCCGCCACCGCAACCGGTGTACGAAGCGCCGATCGATCGCGCGCTCGCGAATGTTACGGAGATGCCGGATCTGCAACCGGCACAGCGCGAGCAATTGCTGGGGCGGCTCAATCTGCTCGCCTACGCGCGCAACGATCCGCAATTCACGTATGTCACCGAAGACAACCGGCTCGTGCTTGCCGGCAGCGTGTTGTGCACCGAAGTGCGCCCTGTCCGCTACGACCCCGCGCCGGCAGACGCGCCGACGTTCGGCCCAGACGACCGCTGCGCAGCCTTCGATTTCCAGCTCGGTCCTTGGCAAGAAACGCCGGAGGCGCCGCCGGCCGAAGCCAGCGCCGCGGCCAACGCGCGGCTTGAAACGGCGCGCGGGCACTATGCGCGCGCGCTCGAGCTGGAGCCAGAGAACCTGCGCTCGCGCCTTGGCTACGCTTACGTGCTCGACCGCCTCGGCCGCACCAATGACGCGCGCCGCGAACTGCGGTGCATTTTGAAAAAGGGCATGCCGCGCCTCGCGGGCGAGACGTCGGAATGGGAGGACCACGCCGTCCTCACCGAAACCGCGGCGCACCTCGCGCACATCGCCACGTCCAGCAGCGATCGCCGGCGCATGGAGGGTTTGCGCGAACGTCTGCAAGCCAGCCAACCGATGATCTATGTGACGCCAATCGTGGTGCCGCTCACCGACGCGCCGTTCGCCGAGATGATCGACAATGGTTCCGACGTCGCGTTCGATTTCGCCGGCACCGGCGACACACGCGCCAGCGGCTGGATCACGCCAAATGCGGCATGGCTGGTGTGGGATCCGGAATGGCGCGGCGACATCCGCTCGGGCTTCGACATGATCGGACAACGCACCTGGTCTGTTTTCTGGAGCGACGGCTTCGAGGCCATGCGCGCACTCGATGACAATCGCGACGGGGAGCTCACGGGCGGCGAACTCGGCGGCTTGTCGCTGTGGCGCGACGAGAACCGCAATGGCGTCAGCGATCCGGGCGAAGTGCTGCCGGCGAATGTGCATGGCATCGCGGCGCTCGCCGTGCGCGGCGACACCACGCGGTCGGGCTTGATCACGGCGCCAACCGGCGTCCGGTTCGACGATGGCCGCACGCGGCCGCTCTATGATTGGACGCCGGGCGTGGGCCGCGCGCCTGTGAGCTAA
- a CDS encoding succinate dehydrogenase iron-sulfur subunit: protein MVELTLPRNSKVKQGKRHAAPTGAKRVRQFKIYRYDPETGENPRWDIYDLDLDSCGPMVLDALIAIKNDMDSTLTFRRSCREGVCGSCAMNIGGRNTLACTKGMDDLPPGAITIAPLPHQPVLKDLVPDLTNFTAQYAAIQPYLQTVTPEPDAEWRQSPEERAKLDGLYECILCACCSTACPSYWWNADRFFGPAALLQAYRWINDSRDENQGERLDALEDPFKLYRCHTIMNCAQVCPKGLNPAKAIAEIKKAMVERKL, encoded by the coding sequence ATGGTCGAACTCACGCTGCCGCGCAATTCGAAGGTCAAGCAGGGCAAGCGCCACGCGGCGCCGACAGGCGCCAAGCGCGTGCGGCAGTTTAAGATCTACCGCTACGATCCGGAGACCGGCGAGAACCCGCGCTGGGATATCTACGACCTCGATCTCGATAGCTGCGGGCCCATGGTTCTCGATGCGCTGATCGCCATCAAGAACGATATGGATTCGACGCTCACCTTCCGCCGCTCTTGTCGCGAGGGCGTGTGCGGCTCGTGCGCGATGAACATTGGCGGGCGCAACACGCTCGCCTGCACCAAGGGCATGGATGACTTGCCGCCGGGCGCCATCACCATCGCGCCGCTGCCGCACCAGCCGGTGCTGAAGGACCTGGTGCCCGATCTCACCAACTTCACCGCGCAATATGCGGCGATCCAGCCTTACCTGCAAACCGTCACGCCGGAGCCCGACGCCGAATGGCGCCAAAGTCCGGAGGAGCGCGCCAAGCTCGACGGCCTCTACGAGTGCATCCTCTGCGCCTGCTGCTCGACGGCGTGCCCGTCCTATTGGTGGAACGCTGATCGCTTCTTTGGCCCGGCGGCGTTGCTGCAGGCCTATCGCTGGATCAACGACAGCCGCGACGAAAACCAGGGCGAACGGCTCGACGCACTCGAGGACCCGTTCAAGCTTTACCGCTGCCACACCATCATGAATTGCGCCCAGGTTTGCCCGAAGGGGTTGAACCCGGCGAAGGCCATCGCCGAAATCAAGAAGGCGATGGTTGAGCGGAAGCTCTAA
- a CDS encoding YceI family protein — protein sequence MRSTRRFVAAAIAGAALLFAGGAAAQVTADPAAAGAGTYTIDARHTAVLARVPHAGFSFEVFRFGAVEGTLTWDPANAAANNLTVTVATNSIATPVEGFAAELQGERFLNSAGYPNATFVSTAFRQIDATHAEVDGNFTLKGVTKPVTFRVELIGAGANQRGTPTIGFRATTMIDNAHYNFPGFIRGQSEIVVDGEFNRQQ from the coding sequence ATGCGCTCCACTCGCCGTTTCGTCGCCGCCGCCATCGCCGGCGCCGCGCTTTTGTTTGCTGGAGGCGCAGCCGCGCAAGTCACGGCCGATCCGGCCGCTGCTGGCGCCGGGACGTACACGATCGATGCGCGCCACACCGCGGTGCTAGCCCGCGTGCCGCACGCTGGCTTTTCGTTCGAGGTTTTCCGCTTCGGCGCCGTCGAAGGCACGCTGACATGGGATCCGGCGAACGCCGCCGCGAACAATCTCACCGTCACCGTCGCCACCAACTCCATCGCGACGCCGGTCGAAGGCTTCGCTGCAGAATTGCAGGGCGAGCGCTTCCTGAACAGCGCCGGCTATCCGAACGCAACGTTCGTCTCCACGGCGTTTCGCCAAATCGATGCGACGCATGCTGAAGTCGATGGCAACTTTACGCTGAAGGGCGTGACCAAGCCGGTGACGTTCCGTGTCGAGCTGATTGGCGCAGGCGCGAACCAGCGCGGCACACCGACGATCGGCTTTCGCGCCACCACGATGATCGACAATGCCCACTACAATTTTCCGGGCTTTATCCGCGGGCAGAGCGAGATTGTCGTGGATGGCGAGTTTAACCGCCAGCAGTGA
- a CDS encoding 1-acyl-sn-glycerol-3-phosphate acyltransferase — MTQTDALARATPAPAATAQKHIVDVLIEERAPKLSTSSIWPVLRPILYAVLNYDKAVSMADAIAPMGGREALVYISQLLDVKLEMTGQERIPADGAFIILSNHPTGITDGVALYDALKPARPDTLFYANSDAERVCKRFGEALIPVEWVLAKRTRERTRVTLKMTDEAFEAGRPLAIFPAGRLARLRDGLLTDPEWMPTAASLARKYELPILPVHMSGPYSFWFHTFAKFSAELRDMTLFHELLNKQGKTYKLTFGPLIPHTAVAGDTASSIRKLKHYIERVLPAASDTPFDPNGPECQWRDPPKPEALKPA; from the coding sequence ATGACACAAACAGACGCCCTCGCCCGCGCCACGCCAGCGCCCGCCGCCACGGCGCAGAAGCACATCGTCGATGTGCTGATCGAGGAGCGCGCGCCGAAGCTTTCGACCAGCTCGATCTGGCCGGTGCTGCGCCCGATTCTCTACGCGGTGCTGAATTACGACAAAGCCGTGAGCATGGCCGACGCGATCGCGCCGATGGGTGGACGCGAGGCGCTGGTCTACATTTCGCAGCTGCTCGACGTGAAGCTCGAGATGACTGGCCAAGAGCGCATCCCGGCCGACGGCGCATTCATCATCCTCTCCAACCACCCCACCGGCATCACCGACGGCGTCGCGCTCTATGATGCGTTGAAGCCCGCGCGGCCCGATACGTTGTTCTACGCCAACTCCGACGCTGAGCGCGTTTGCAAGCGTTTCGGCGAAGCTTTGATCCCGGTGGAATGGGTGCTGGCGAAGCGCACGCGGGAACGCACACGCGTGACGCTGAAGATGACGGACGAGGCGTTCGAAGCTGGACGGCCCTTGGCGATCTTTCCTGCCGGACGCCTCGCGCGCCTGCGCGACGGCCTGCTGACCGATCCCGAATGGATGCCGACCGCCGCGAGCCTCGCGCGGAAGTACGAGCTGCCCATCCTCCCCGTGCATATGAGCGGCCCTTACTCGTTCTGGTTTCACACCTTCGCCAAGTTCTCCGCCGAACTTCGCGATATGACGCTCTTCCATGAGCTGCTGAACAAGCAGGGCAAAACGTACAAGTTAACGTTCGGTCCGCTCATTCCGCACACGGCGGTCGCCGGCGACACGGCGTCATCGATCCGCAAACTGAAACATTATATCGAGCGGGTGTTGCCGGCAGCGTCCGACACGCCGTTCGATCCGAACGGCCCGGAATGCCAATGGCGCGATCCGCCGAAGCCCGAGGCTCTCAAGCCCGCGTGA